One window of Candidatus Nitrospira kreftii genomic DNA carries:
- a CDS encoding hypothetical protein (conserved protein of unknown function) translates to MSLEISECSFEESIEWTLTQGSAKNDIDGASLGAETLGWFAGRPGGYRKRVPEDYDRGLCLVPEDVLDFVLATQANEWNKLKQHHGTSVKEQFLQRVSSEIARRGALDVLRHGVKDSGCKFQLAYFRPSSGLNEALQRLHAANLFAVIRQLHFSEKNEKSLDLVLFLNGIPIFTAELKNPLTGQTVQEAIKQYKTDRDLREPLFAYGRCLAHFAVDPDLVYVTTHLSGQKTRFLPFNQGKFGGAGNPPVSPTQKGYATGYLWERIWSRHSVLDLIRQFIHEVEEEDDNGKKTGKRFLIFPRYQQLDAVRRLVGDARTRGTGQRYLIQHSAGSGKSFTIAWLAHQLSTLHDASDRRVFDSIIVITDRRVLDRQLQTTMRQFEQTLGVVENIETTSRQLKEALESGKTIIVTTLQKFPVIAQQIGDLPGQRFAVIVDEAHSSQSGESTKSLKTVLASGSLEEAEREEGAAATPEEELEDAILAEVQKRGQLANLSTFAFTATPKSKTLELFGAKRSDGKFEPFHLYSMRQAIEEGFILDVLEHYATYKAYWRLLKTIETDPRYDKTKATYLLKSFVELNPHAIKEKVRVMAEHFATKAQHEIGGKAKAMIVTRSRLHAVRYKLAVDRFLREKSYPFQVLVAFSGTVQDGGQSYTESGMNGFSESKTAKTFERHEYRFLIVANKFQTGFDQPLLHTMYVDKKLGGVNAVQTLSRLNRTHPEKRGTMVLDFANEADDIRKAFEPYYEKTLLSEATDPNLLYEVQSRLLAFGLYTETDVSAFAKLYFDPKTTQDQLYAALALVVDRFRAASREEQQDFRGELTDYVRLYSFLAQILPFADTDLEKLYVFARHLRRLAVCEREELPRDVQQNIDMESYRVKETSTGKIKLERQAGDLEPIMTKPHHTSGGEQLEPLSLIIAELNERFGLNLGPEHRVTLGQMMERLDRDAGLDASARVNTRENVRLAFEQKVEDAIQDIVDTNFSLYKRITDDRGFGDAIKNFLFDQYLRTHRQADELLKQQESKTLEFKASLRWNLKENRQDDKAITHAVLKTIAAFLNTEGGDLLIGVADDRTVLGINHDHLDNDDKFMRHLTQVVRNGLGDRAGTCIDPKMQIVQGKTVCLVSCQRSPEPVFLKWKGAEEKSEGDFYVRSGPGTVKLNPESTKEYIRTRFQETPTGKF, encoded by the coding sequence ATGAGTCTTGAGATCTCCGAGTGCAGTTTTGAGGAATCCATCGAGTGGACGCTCACACAAGGCTCCGCAAAGAACGATATCGATGGAGCCAGTCTGGGAGCAGAGACTCTCGGTTGGTTTGCTGGCCGACCCGGGGGATATCGGAAACGGGTGCCGGAGGATTACGACCGGGGTTTGTGCCTTGTTCCTGAAGATGTATTGGATTTTGTTCTGGCTACGCAGGCGAACGAATGGAACAAGCTCAAGCAGCATCACGGTACGTCTGTTAAAGAACAATTTCTTCAGCGGGTCTCCTCAGAAATAGCCCGGCGTGGTGCGCTGGATGTGTTGCGCCATGGTGTCAAGGATTCGGGGTGCAAGTTCCAGTTGGCGTATTTCCGCCCATCGAGTGGGCTGAACGAAGCACTCCAGCGGCTTCACGCTGCGAACCTCTTCGCGGTCATTCGGCAACTGCATTTCAGTGAGAAGAACGAGAAGAGTCTCGACCTGGTATTATTTCTGAACGGCATCCCAATCTTCACAGCCGAACTGAAAAACCCTCTTACTGGGCAGACGGTTCAGGAGGCCATCAAGCAATACAAGACTGACCGGGACCTGCGGGAGCCGTTGTTTGCCTATGGCCGGTGCCTGGCTCACTTCGCCGTCGATCCGGACCTGGTGTATGTGACGACGCATCTGTCCGGTCAGAAGACGCGCTTTCTGCCGTTCAACCAGGGAAAGTTCGGAGGGGCGGGGAATCCGCCGGTGTCTCCGACGCAAAAAGGCTATGCAACCGGCTATCTCTGGGAACGGATCTGGAGCCGCCACAGTGTGCTCGATCTGATCCGGCAATTTATCCATGAAGTCGAGGAGGAGGATGACAACGGCAAGAAGACGGGCAAACGTTTCCTAATTTTCCCCCGGTACCAGCAGCTCGATGCGGTACGACGGTTGGTGGGGGATGCCCGTACCCGTGGCACGGGGCAGCGCTATCTCATTCAACATTCTGCCGGCAGCGGAAAGAGTTTTACCATTGCTTGGTTGGCACATCAGCTCTCGACGCTCCACGATGCGAGCGACCGGCGGGTGTTCGACTCGATCATAGTCATCACCGATCGCCGTGTGCTGGATCGACAGCTCCAAACGACAATGCGGCAGTTTGAGCAGACGCTCGGGGTGGTGGAGAACATCGAAACCACATCACGACAGCTCAAGGAGGCACTCGAATCGGGCAAGACGATCATCGTGACGACGCTGCAAAAGTTCCCGGTCATTGCACAGCAGATTGGGGACCTACCGGGGCAACGCTTTGCCGTCATCGTCGATGAGGCGCACTCGTCTCAGTCTGGCGAAAGTACAAAGAGCCTGAAGACGGTGTTGGCATCAGGTAGCCTGGAAGAGGCGGAACGGGAGGAGGGAGCTGCCGCAACGCCGGAAGAGGAACTCGAAGACGCGATTCTCGCCGAGGTGCAAAAACGCGGACAGCTCGCGAATCTCTCCACCTTTGCCTTTACGGCAACCCCAAAGTCCAAGACTCTGGAGCTGTTCGGAGCCAAGCGATCTGATGGGAAGTTCGAACCCTTCCACCTCTACAGCATGCGGCAGGCGATCGAGGAAGGATTTATTCTCGATGTTCTCGAACACTATGCGACCTACAAGGCCTATTGGCGGCTGTTGAAAACCATCGAAACCGATCCTCGGTATGACAAGACCAAAGCGACCTATCTGCTGAAATCTTTCGTGGAGCTGAATCCCCACGCGATCAAAGAGAAGGTGCGCGTCATGGCGGAGCATTTCGCGACGAAAGCGCAGCATGAGATCGGCGGGAAAGCGAAGGCCATGATCGTCACCCGCTCCCGGCTGCATGCTGTCCGGTACAAGCTGGCAGTGGATCGGTTTTTGAGAGAAAAGAGCTATCCGTTCCAGGTGCTCGTGGCTTTTTCAGGCACGGTGCAGGATGGCGGGCAGTCTTATACGGAGTCCGGCATGAACGGATTTTCAGAAAGTAAAACAGCGAAGACGTTTGAAAGGCACGAGTATCGGTTCCTCATCGTGGCGAACAAGTTCCAGACCGGCTTTGATCAGCCGCTACTGCACACCATGTATGTGGATAAGAAGCTTGGTGGTGTGAATGCGGTGCAGACGCTGTCTCGGCTGAATCGAACCCACCCGGAAAAACGCGGGACCATGGTCCTGGATTTCGCCAACGAGGCCGATGACATACGCAAGGCCTTCGAGCCCTATTACGAAAAAACGCTCCTCTCTGAAGCTACCGATCCGAATCTGCTCTATGAAGTGCAGAGTCGGCTTTTGGCCTTTGGTCTTTATACTGAGACCGATGTGTCCGCGTTCGCCAAACTGTACTTCGACCCGAAGACGACGCAGGATCAACTCTATGCGGCATTAGCTCTCGTGGTCGACCGGTTCCGCGCCGCCTCACGAGAGGAACAGCAGGACTTTCGAGGCGAATTGACGGACTATGTCCGCTTGTACTCGTTCTTGGCTCAAATCCTACCCTTTGCCGATACCGATCTTGAGAAACTCTATGTATTTGCGCGCCATTTGCGCCGTCTAGCCGTCTGTGAGCGAGAGGAACTCCCTCGGGATGTTCAGCAGAACATCGATATGGAATCGTACCGGGTCAAGGAAACAAGCACGGGAAAGATCAAGCTTGAACGGCAGGCCGGGGACCTCGAACCCATTATGACCAAGCCGCACCATACCAGCGGCGGAGAACAGCTGGAGCCTCTTTCTCTTATCATTGCCGAACTAAACGAACGGTTCGGCCTCAACCTTGGACCGGAACACAGAGTCACACTTGGCCAGATGATGGAGCGACTCGACCGCGACGCAGGTTTGGATGCCAGCGCGCGGGTGAATACCCGAGAGAACGTTCGCTTGGCCTTCGAACAGAAAGTGGAAGATGCGATTCAGGACATTGTCGACACGAACTTCTCTCTCTACAAACGGATTACGGATGATCGAGGCTTTGGAGACGCCATCAAGAACTTTCTCTTCGATCAATATCTGCGCACCCACCGGCAAGCCGATGAATTGCTGAAGCAACAGGAGTCAAAAACACTAGAGTTTAAGGCGAGCCTGCGCTGGAATCTTAAGGAGAACAGACAGGATGATAAGGCGATCACTCACGCGGTGCTCAAAACGATTGCCGCGTTTCTGAATACGGAAGGGGGCGATCTGCTTATTGGGGTAGCCGATGACCGAACGGTCCTGGGCATCAACCATGACCACCTGGACAACGACGACAAATTCATGCGGCATCTGACGCAAGTCGTCCGAAATGGTTTGGGTGACCGTGCAGGCACCTGCATTGACCCTAAGATGCAAATTGTTCAGGGAAAGACTGTCTGTCTCGTGAGCTGCCAGCGAAGCCCGGAGCCTGTGTTTCTGAAGTGGAAGGGAGCTGAAGAGAAATCAGAAGGTGACTTTTATGTCCGTAGTGGCCCTGGGACTGTAAAACTAAACCCCGAGAGCACTAAGGAATATATCCGCACCAGGTTTCAGGAGACCCCCACGGGTAAGTTTTGA
- a CDS encoding hypothetical protein (conserved protein of unknown function): MARCHGCKKPLNTQNDSRAHIIPNALGGRLAPKGLICQTCNTRLDEAADNALVEAFGAWPTLLDLPRQRGQNPPKKISTRKGSQVRCEADGSIARMDVHYNVQVVSEGHKVEISAGDMKTMRELINRAAKQFPQLDPTLAERYARKVEMSLDDEIKLSLDFAPKAVFGGAISILWLFLLAKTGQAIMAWDRLLECITTMQSSGGKFRHFVDGLPGLSGPSIGLSHKIIVRSVPGTGELIGYIEILGVLKIGGLFACGPIGVVIEHIYAYDLLRNADRSNEFSIASTIFDAQEWRSVGLGPFEAEALKVHFKGALHQLATYIYSRKRGKGTGILF, encoded by the coding sequence ATGGCTCGTTGTCACGGCTGCAAAAAGCCGCTGAATACACAGAATGATTCCAGGGCGCATATTATTCCAAACGCGCTTGGAGGTCGTCTAGCTCCAAAGGGGCTAATCTGTCAGACGTGCAACACCAGGTTGGATGAAGCTGCCGACAACGCCCTTGTTGAAGCATTTGGGGCTTGGCCGACGCTTTTAGACCTCCCCCGACAACGTGGCCAAAATCCGCCAAAGAAGATTAGCACCCGCAAGGGTTCTCAGGTCAGGTGTGAAGCAGATGGCTCTATAGCTCGGATGGATGTCCACTACAACGTCCAGGTGGTTTCGGAGGGCCATAAGGTCGAGATATCGGCAGGTGATATGAAAACCATGCGAGAACTAATCAACCGTGCCGCCAAGCAATTCCCACAGCTTGATCCAACCCTCGCCGAGAGGTATGCGCGGAAAGTCGAGATGTCGCTCGATGACGAGATCAAACTGAGTCTCGACTTCGCTCCTAAAGCAGTTTTCGGAGGAGCGATATCAATACTATGGTTGTTCCTCTTGGCTAAGACGGGCCAGGCTATTATGGCCTGGGACAGGCTCCTTGAGTGCATCACGACTATGCAGAGCAGTGGAGGAAAATTCCGACATTTCGTGGACGGTCTTCCAGGATTAAGCGGTCCCTCAATAGGTCTCAGTCATAAGATAATCGTTCGGTCGGTACCAGGTACGGGGGAACTGATAGGCTATATTGAAATCCTCGGTGTCCTGAAGATCGGCGGCCTGTTCGCATGTGGGCCAATCGGAGTAGTGATTGAGCACATTTATGCCTATGACCTACTTCGGAACGCTGATCGGAGCAATGAATTTAGCATCGCCTCGACCATCTTCGATGCACAAGAATGGCGGTCGGTTGGCCTCGGACCTTTCGAGGCCGAGGCGTTAAAAGTCCACTTCAAGGGAGCTCTGCACCAGCTTGCTACCTATATCTATAGCCGGAAAAGGGGAAAAGGCACTGGGATTCTTTTCTAG
- a CDS encoding hypothetical protein (conserved protein of unknown function), whose protein sequence is MATNQQFKRPATTLRCGNIKATIWQNVSENGPFFATTFSRPFKDRSGAWHNGTSFGLNDL, encoded by the coding sequence ATGGCGACCAACCAGCAATTCAAACGACCGGCGACCACGCTGCGATGTGGGAACATCAAGGCCACGATCTGGCAGAATGTGAGTGAGAACGGCCCGTTCTTCGCCACGACCTTCTCTCGACCATTCAAGGATCGCTCTGGTGCCTGGCATAACGGCACCTCGTTCGGTCTCAATGACCTGTGA
- a CDS encoding hypothetical protein (conserved protein of unknown function) translates to MATNQQSKRPATTLRCGNIKATVRQNLSENGPFFATTFSRPFKDQSGAWHNGTSFGLNDLEALMNVAFEAKEWINAHALKR, encoded by the coding sequence ATGGCGACCAACCAACAATCCAAACGACCGGCAACGACGCTGCGATGTGGCAACATCAAGGCGACGGTCCGGCAGAATCTGAGCGAGAACGGACCGTTCTTCGCCACGACCTTCTCCCGACCGTTCAAGGATCAATCCGGTGCCTGGCACAACGGCACCTCATTCGGGCTCAATGACCTCGAAGCGCTCATGAATGTCGCCTTTGAGGCGAAGGAGTGGATTAACGCTCATGCACTGAAGCGCTAA
- a CDS encoding hypothetical protein (conserved protein of unknown function) has protein sequence MLVTPPHRKLLFLVALGMALVYVRLIHAADPNLTNYYYRLDESKAPVYSRTHKHLAHANPKAPKGGHLRFPILEKVPTLDPFPLDGKDPISTVAIELVTDSLMRSPKDDPLVQYGLVAESVTTPKDISWVLFTIRRDAKWHDGTNITARDVVFSFTLLKERGSSYGYRYSDYYQDVLRAEAITDNVIKFYFTKPHVKELPWIVGEMPLFSEHFWERMAQTRKLLAPSDFGGVSGPYRITQFDSASPASITLERVEDYWGQAHFLNRGRYNFNQITLKFYDTMEDSLEDFRVQGHDFRNETITHNWITLSSSPEAQVGMVSLEELPSSKSEGMQGYIFNLHNPILQDKTLREAIILAFDFEFLNATVFHGKYKRTQSFFSNSIEFDTSHPPSREEQQLLKSLPEPIPTELLSFAYKAPRTDGSGDNTRNLMDAARLLNRGKYSYREGQLYTPGNQPIRLEILIRAGRGLDYPTIIFAQNLERLGIMVDISAVPLGVFKSKKATRSFDLAAIVIGQSASPGVEQRELWGSRYADAKDDGLKNPIGINDKNIDALIERVATARSRKELQTTVKALDRTLLWGKYVVPHWHSGTERIAYWNKFNHIPSRCRCGNDLFSWWEDSEKLQALDKWRQLRIKDYRKGVFTD, from the coding sequence ATGTTGGTCACACCCCCTCATAGGAAATTGCTCTTCTTAGTTGCATTGGGCATGGCTTTGGTTTACGTCAGGTTGATCCATGCAGCCGATCCAAATCTGACTAATTACTATTACAGATTAGATGAAAGCAAGGCGCCGGTTTACAGCAGAACACACAAACATCTGGCGCATGCAAACCCCAAAGCTCCCAAAGGTGGGCACTTAAGATTCCCAATACTAGAAAAAGTACCAACTCTGGACCCCTTTCCCCTGGACGGAAAGGATCCAATATCTACAGTTGCCATCGAGCTGGTTACTGATTCCCTCATGAGATCACCAAAGGACGATCCTCTTGTACAATATGGGTTGGTGGCCGAAAGTGTCACAACTCCGAAAGACATTTCTTGGGTACTTTTTACCATACGGCGCGATGCTAAATGGCATGATGGCACAAACATTACCGCTCGTGACGTCGTTTTTTCTTTTACCCTCCTCAAGGAGAGGGGGTCTAGCTATGGATATCGTTACAGCGATTACTATCAAGATGTCCTACGGGCGGAGGCTATCACGGACAACGTCATAAAGTTTTACTTTACGAAGCCACACGTAAAGGAACTCCCGTGGATTGTAGGGGAAATGCCTTTATTTTCAGAGCATTTCTGGGAACGCATGGCCCAAACTAGAAAGCTCCTTGCCCCCTCGGACTTTGGAGGAGTCAGCGGTCCTTACCGCATCACTCAGTTCGATAGCGCTTCCCCTGCAAGCATTACATTGGAGCGGGTAGAGGACTATTGGGGCCAAGCTCATTTCCTAAACAGAGGTAGGTATAACTTTAACCAAATCACACTAAAGTTCTACGATACGATGGAAGATTCTTTGGAGGACTTTAGGGTGCAAGGCCATGATTTCAGAAATGAAACCATTACGCACAACTGGATCACTCTCTCCTCTTCACCAGAAGCACAAGTCGGAATGGTATCTCTTGAAGAACTTCCATCAAGCAAGTCAGAAGGTATGCAGGGCTATATCTTCAATCTTCATAATCCGATTCTTCAGGATAAAACTTTAAGGGAAGCCATAATTCTGGCCTTTGACTTCGAATTCTTGAATGCGACTGTGTTTCATGGAAAATACAAGAGGACCCAAAGCTTTTTCTCCAACTCGATCGAGTTTGACACCAGTCATCCACCATCTCGCGAGGAACAGCAGCTACTCAAGAGTCTTCCTGAACCAATTCCAACGGAATTGCTGAGCTTTGCCTACAAAGCTCCGCGCACTGATGGTTCGGGTGATAATACGAGAAATCTCATGGACGCTGCAAGACTACTGAATCGCGGTAAATATTCTTACCGTGAGGGGCAACTATATACTCCTGGTAACCAGCCTATTCGGCTAGAAATTCTGATTCGAGCTGGTAGAGGACTCGATTACCCCACTATTATTTTTGCACAAAATTTGGAACGTCTTGGAATCATGGTAGACATTTCTGCCGTTCCTTTGGGAGTGTTCAAATCAAAGAAAGCTACACGTAGTTTTGATCTTGCCGCTATAGTTATTGGTCAGAGCGCTTCACCTGGAGTTGAACAGCGAGAGCTATGGGGATCCCGCTACGCCGATGCAAAAGACGACGGCCTGAAAAATCCCATTGGGATCAATGACAAAAATATCGATGCGCTTATAGAACGAGTAGCAACAGCGCGCTCTCGGAAAGAATTGCAAACCACTGTCAAGGCACTTGATCGCACATTACTATGGGGGAAGTATGTCGTCCCTCACTGGCATTCAGGGACAGAACGTATTGCTTATTGGAACAAGTTCAATCATATTCCCTCTCGATGTAGATGTGGAAATGATCTCTTCTCTTGGTGGGAGGATAGCGAAAAACTTCAAGCGCTAGACAAGTGGCGTCAGCTGAGAATCAAGGATTACCGGAAAGGCGTCTTCACAGACTAA
- a CDS encoding hypothetical protein (conserved protein of unknown function) yields the protein MYHRVALQVRLPPQPMALLVTVLLILSFTSPTLAERLDSCQFSAKVVTEFGSRIRKPMGTKIDYGRRNHPIATNDVPLDHVRVLVKLNNKKVTNWHLALYDERDQLIQSFVPEDFDKDVTALWSNRIKGNVITTILAGTRGLGPSRGDPQLSIESVLIMPKEALRTYHSRKDLRAPDDEWKDIETSDLFYQQLGEGTGIMLMGHNKNSWICSGIAITEHLFLTNWHCGGLPDMVAESYWQPSIYSNAIIDLAWDQSTRLSEFRVVQVEAKSEDRDYAILRIAPISSSYLPRPAALAARVIATEETVLIHHPEGRKKQVSSGPTCHIRNPVHTGTTNAPIDFSHSCDTEGGSSGAPVFDRDGYLVGIHHLGHQRTEAGDCDKTNKAVHLSAILADLRHDKSAKIAKKKLNLLREMNAGSLTTPRDTFTP from the coding sequence ATGTATCATCGAGTTGCTCTACAGGTTAGGCTTCCACCTCAACCAATGGCATTACTAGTTACCGTACTGTTGATCCTGTCATTCACAAGCCCCACATTGGCCGAACGACTTGATTCATGCCAGTTTTCCGCCAAAGTAGTGACCGAATTTGGCAGTCGCATTCGCAAACCAATGGGAACGAAAATAGATTACGGTCGACGCAATCACCCGATCGCAACCAACGATGTCCCTCTTGATCACGTGAGAGTCCTTGTAAAGCTTAACAATAAGAAGGTTACTAACTGGCATCTCGCCCTCTATGACGAGCGAGACCAGCTTATCCAGTCATTCGTTCCTGAAGATTTCGACAAGGACGTGACTGCGCTTTGGTCAAACAGAATCAAGGGGAATGTTATTACAACAATCCTGGCTGGCACTAGGGGATTGGGTCCTTCACGGGGAGACCCACAGCTTTCAATTGAATCTGTACTCATAATGCCGAAAGAAGCCCTCAGGACTTATCACTCCAGAAAGGATCTCCGGGCGCCTGATGATGAGTGGAAAGATATAGAGACTAGTGACCTCTTCTACCAACAACTCGGAGAAGGCACAGGCATCATGCTGATGGGGCACAACAAGAATTCCTGGATATGTTCAGGCATCGCAATAACTGAGCATCTATTTCTTACTAATTGGCATTGCGGTGGGCTTCCAGACATGGTTGCTGAGAGCTATTGGCAACCCTCCATTTATTCCAATGCGATTATCGACCTTGCATGGGATCAGAGCACAAGACTTAGCGAGTTTCGAGTAGTGCAGGTTGAAGCAAAGAGTGAGGATCGAGACTACGCAATACTAAGAATTGCGCCAATCAGCTCGAGCTATCTACCAAGGCCAGCCGCTTTGGCGGCGCGCGTGATAGCTACGGAAGAAACTGTGCTAATTCACCATCCAGAAGGTCGGAAGAAACAAGTTTCGTCTGGGCCTACCTGCCATATACGAAATCCCGTACATACAGGCACTACGAACGCACCCATAGATTTCTCCCACAGTTGCGACACGGAAGGTGGAAGTTCTGGCGCACCAGTGTTCGATAGAGACGGCTACCTCGTTGGCATTCATCATTTGGGGCATCAGAGAACCGAAGCTGGAGATTGCGACAAGACCAACAAAGCTGTTCACCTTTCAGCAATCTTGGCTGACTTGAGACACGATAAGTCTGCCAAGATTGCCAAGAAGAAGCTGAATCTCTTAAGAGAAATGAACGCCGGATCGCTCACAACACCACGCGATACTTTCACACCATAG
- a CDS encoding hypothetical protein (conserved protein of unknown function): MGKNDRYVVKHEEGWAVRKAGADRASSIHNTQQEAERQAKATVSSLGGGEVRIQGRDGQWRDSDTVVPGNDPCPPHDRKH, encoded by the coding sequence ATGGGAAAGAACGATCGGTATGTAGTCAAGCACGAGGAGGGGTGGGCAGTGAGAAAGGCTGGTGCCGATAGAGCCAGCAGCATCCATAACACACAACAAGAAGCTGAACGCCAGGCAAAGGCAACTGTGAGCAGTTTGGGCGGTGGAGAGGTTCGGATTCAGGGTCGAGACGGACAGTGGCGAGACTCGGATACGGTGGTGCCGGGTAATGATCCTTGTCCACCGCACGATAGAAAACACTAA
- a CDS encoding putative SinR-like protein: MVQLVTYDLKRPGQDYKAVHEAIKSCGSSWWHYLESTWLVESYLTADQIAAKVRQHIDQNDRLLVIGVTADSAGWLPKDAWEWINSHVHQLA; the protein is encoded by the coding sequence ATGGTGCAACTCGTCACATACGATTTGAAGAGACCGGGGCAGGACTACAAGGCCGTTCACGAGGCCATCAAATCATGCGGGTCGTCATGGTGGCACTATCTCGAATCCACATGGCTCGTGGAGAGTTACCTGACGGCAGATCAGATTGCCGCCAAGGTCCGCCAGCACATCGACCAGAATGACCGGCTTTTGGTTATCGGTGTGACCGCCGATTCAGCGGGATGGCTGCCCAAAGACGCATGGGAATGGATCAACAGTCACGTCCATCAGCTAGCATGA
- a CDS encoding hypothetical protein (conserved protein of unknown function) yields MEDLYGFIGKKIHELRTNYGGKGISQEELAKAMETTANTISRWETAIYKPSAKELHKLAQFFGVTIATFFPEKENPLLQALMSATGELRENDFHELIQYAQFRTARRKLDEAKTHTKRKK; encoded by the coding sequence ATGGAGGATCTTTACGGCTTCATCGGCAAGAAAATTCATGAACTCCGCACCAATTATGGAGGCAAGGGGATAAGCCAGGAGGAGCTGGCTAAGGCAATGGAGACAACTGCGAATACCATTTCGCGCTGGGAAACAGCAATCTACAAGCCTTCGGCAAAAGAACTCCACAAACTTGCTCAGTTTTTTGGGGTAACCATCGCCACCTTCTTCCCTGAAAAGGAGAATCCTCTTCTTCAAGCCCTAATGAGTGCCACCGGAGAACTACGGGAAAACGACTTCCATGAGCTAATACAGTATGCCCAATTCCGAACTGCGCGAAGGAAACTCGACGAGGCAAAAACTCATACGAAACGAAAGAAATGA
- a CDS encoding hypothetical protein (conserved protein of unknown function) codes for MTRSGYYKEMRALALSKRTEHNVQTSSLNLRTIRRLYKSEKIRIDPWDLKGSRVRAAYFCDNDDNSVMVNSNLPREPKLFALVHELKHHYVDRPSILKGLHTCGAYNENEMVEIGAEVFSAEFIYPEAEMRDLANRLGITSSSCTPTKVVEFKRSCLAIVSYKFIVKRFEWFGFCEEGHFKHEQFQKLEESLYGLPIYKQAWFQRYRARRKSSPSRFRP; via the coding sequence ATGACTCGATCTGGCTATTACAAAGAAATGAGAGCTCTCGCGCTCAGCAAACGGACTGAGCACAATGTTCAAACGTCTTCACTTAATTTACGAACAATCCGTCGACTCTATAAATCTGAGAAGATCAGGATCGATCCTTGGGACCTCAAAGGTTCGCGGGTCCGCGCGGCGTACTTCTGCGACAATGACGATAATTCAGTGATGGTAAATAGCAATCTACCGCGTGAGCCAAAGCTCTTTGCTCTCGTCCACGAGTTGAAGCATCACTATGTCGATCGCCCCAGCATTCTGAAAGGTCTTCATACGTGCGGAGCCTACAATGAGAATGAAATGGTCGAAATCGGCGCTGAAGTGTTCTCAGCAGAGTTTATCTATCCTGAAGCCGAGATGCGAGATCTTGCGAATAGGTTGGGGATTACGAGTAGTTCTTGTACTCCAACAAAGGTTGTGGAGTTTAAACGGTCCTGTCTAGCCATTGTCAGTTACAAGTTCATCGTGAAGCGATTTGAATGGTTTGGATTCTGCGAAGAGGGACACTTCAAACACGAGCAGTTTCAGAAGCTAGAAGAGTCATTGTATGGTCTTCCTATATACAAGCAGGCGTGGTTTCAACGCTATCGTGCCAGAAGGAAATCTTCCCCATCCAGATTCAGACCATAG
- a CDS encoding Addiction module antidote protein, HigA family, translated as MVKHGMRPVHPGEILLEEFMRPSDPPINANTLAKALEVPANRITAIIKGQRGITGDTAVRLAAFLNTTAGFWMNLQKTYELRLAEQALPVIVRKHIEQRREALVTA; from the coding sequence ATGGTCAAGCACGGTATGCGGCCGGTTCATCCAGGGGAAATTTTACTGGAAGAGTTCATGAGGCCGTCAGATCCGCCGATTAACGCCAATACACTGGCCAAGGCCCTCGAAGTGCCGGCGAATCGGATCACGGCAATTATCAAAGGGCAGCGTGGGATCACGGGAGATACTGCGGTTCGTCTAGCTGCATTTCTCAACACCACAGCTGGATTTTGGATGAACCTGCAGAAGACCTATGAGCTGCGGCTTGCCGAACAAGCATTGCCGGTGATAGTCAGGAAGCATATCGAGCAACGCAGGGAAGCACTCGTGACTGCCTGA
- a CDS encoding Excinuclease ABC subunit A, translating into MIRGFRDKKTQQFISGERVREFSSFRKVAERKLTMLDSASDPKDLMAPAGNRLERLKGDRAGQHSIRNDDKWRICLSGWRTDPTR; encoded by the coding sequence GTGATTCGAGGGTTTCGGGACAAGAAGACCCAACAGTTCATTTCCGGAGAGCGGGTCAGGGAATTCTCCAGCTTCCGGAAGGTCGCAGAACGGAAACTCACTATGCTCGACAGCGCATCGGATCCGAAGGATCTTATGGCGCCGGCCGGGAATCGTTTGGAGAGGCTGAAAGGGGATCGAGCCGGACAGCATAGCATCAGGAATGACGATAAATGGCGGATCTGTTTGTCTGGATGGCGGACGGACCCCACGAGGTAG